In 'Nostoc azollae' 0708, the following are encoded in one genomic region:
- the cobU gene encoding bifunctional adenosylcobinamide kinase/adenosylcobinamide-phosphate guanylyltransferase: MSRVILITGPARSGKSEWAEYLAIESGKPVIYIATATENFRDQEWQQRIQKHKERRPEDWVTLNIPVKLTAALTDAKPNTCILVDSLGTWVANFIGQDDLSWETTLGELLEAIPLVEADLLFVAEETGWGVIPAYPMGRTFRDRLSALIRQLGSVCETVYLVTGGHVLNLSVLGFPLPPAKS, from the coding sequence ATGAGTAGAGTTATATTAATAACAGGCCCAGCACGTTCAGGTAAAAGTGAATGGGCTGAATATCTAGCTATTGAATCGGGAAAACCAGTTATTTATATAGCAACAGCTACTGAGAATTTCCGTGATCAAGAGTGGCAACAACGCATTCAAAAACACAAAGAACGCCGTCCTGAAGATTGGGTAACTCTGAATATACCTGTAAAACTTACTGCTGCCTTAACAGATGCCAAGCCTAACACCTGTATTTTGGTTGATTCTTTAGGAACTTGGGTAGCTAATTTTATAGGGCAAGATGATTTAAGTTGGGAAACGACCTTGGGAGAGTTGTTAGAAGCAATACCGTTAGTTGAGGCTGATTTGCTATTCGTTGCCGAAGAAACTGGTTGGGGTGTGATTCCAGCTTATCCTATGGGTCGAACATTTCGGGATCGCCTTAGTGCTTTAATCCGTCAGTTAGGTTCAGTGTGTGAAACAGTTTACTTGGTTACTGGTGGTCATGTTCTTAATCTCAGTGTTCTGGGTTTTCCCTTACCACCTGCCAAGTCTTAA
- a CDS encoding glycosyltransferase family 2 protein: protein MPDIQISVLICTHNRDTYLGAAIDSLLAQEFTANFEIVVVDNGSGDLTREVVEQRSSHPHLKYIFEPTLGLSVARNTGAKIASAEILAYLDDDAVATPQWLQVLYSAYQDNSQLVIAGGKVTLIWPPDIKPPKWLSPGLAANLGAYDLGDNMLYIQQPGSTPRGLNYSIRRSFLEEIGGFDPQLGRVGKNLLSNEELQMTEFALQRGWQVAYLPQALVAHKVAPERLKPSWFLSRGWWQGISECYREQLAGQADISQLQRGSEKFVRGLYKSLQYITDPAERFDNLVYVYGQIGYLKAAIHRLLFKENKK, encoded by the coding sequence ATGCCAGATATCCAAATCTCTGTCCTCATTTGTACTCACAATCGAGATACCTACTTAGGTGCAGCAATTGATAGTCTATTAGCACAGGAGTTTACAGCTAACTTTGAAATTGTGGTAGTGGATAATGGATCTGGCGATCTCACTCGTGAAGTTGTAGAACAAAGATCCAGCCATCCCCACCTCAAGTATATATTTGAACCCACCCTTGGCTTATCCGTAGCTCGCAACACAGGTGCTAAAATTGCCAGTGCGGAAATTCTCGCTTATTTAGATGATGATGCAGTAGCCACTCCCCAATGGTTACAGGTTTTGTATTCTGCATATCAAGATAATTCTCAACTAGTGATCGCAGGAGGTAAAGTTACTCTGATATGGCCTCCAGACATCAAACCACCAAAATGGTTATCTCCCGGACTAGCTGCCAACTTAGGAGCCTATGACTTAGGAGACAACATGCTCTACATTCAACAGCCAGGTTCAACCCCAAGAGGCTTAAATTACTCCATCAGACGCAGTTTTCTAGAAGAAATAGGCGGTTTTGATCCGCAGTTAGGACGAGTAGGCAAAAACCTATTATCCAATGAAGAACTGCAAATGACTGAATTTGCCCTTCAGCGTGGCTGGCAAGTCGCTTATCTTCCCCAAGCCTTAGTAGCTCACAAAGTCGCCCCAGAACGCCTCAAACCCTCCTGGTTCTTAAGTCGGGGTTGGTGGCAAGGTATCAGTGAATGCTATCGAGAACAACTTGCTGGTCAAGCCGATATTAGCCAACTACAACGAGGTAGCGAAAAGTTTGTACGTGGCTTATATAAATCATTACAATATATTACTGATCCAGCGGAAAGATTTGATAACCTAGTTTATGTTTATGGTCAGATTGGTTACTTAAAGGCGGCAATTCACAGACTTCTGTTTAAAGAGAACAAAAAATAA
- a CDS encoding glycosyltransferase family 2 protein produces MTSKIPVSVLIPAKNEQANLPACLTSLQPADEIFLVDSQSTDKSIEIAGIYGANVVQFKFNGSWPKKKNWSLENLPFRNEWVLIVDCDERITPESWAEIAEVIQNEECNGYYINRRVFFLGKWIRHGGKYPDWNLRLFKHQKGRYENLSTEDIPNTGDNEVHEHVILQGKVGYLKHEILHEDFRDLYHWLERHNRYSNWEARVYLNLLIGKDKSGTISANLFGDAVQRKRFLKTVWVRLPFKPLLRFILFYIIQSGFLDGKAGYIYGRLLSQYEYQIGVKLYELQTLGGTLNVAKTPAYTAKPVNQEVEKTAI; encoded by the coding sequence ATGACATCTAAAATACCAGTTTCCGTACTTATTCCTGCCAAAAACGAACAAGCAAACCTACCAGCTTGTTTAACAAGTTTACAACCAGCCGACGAAATTTTTCTCGTCGATTCCCAAAGCACTGATAAAAGCATAGAAATTGCTGGAATTTACGGTGCTAACGTCGTACAATTTAAATTTAATGGCAGTTGGCCGAAAAAGAAAAATTGGTCATTAGAAAATCTACCTTTTCGCAATGAATGGGTATTAATCGTTGATTGTGATGAACGCATTACACCTGAATCTTGGGCTGAAATTGCCGAAGTAATTCAAAACGAAGAATGTAATGGTTATTATATCAATCGCCGTGTATTTTTCTTAGGGAAATGGATTCGTCACGGAGGAAAATATCCTGATTGGAATCTCCGGTTATTTAAACATCAAAAAGGCCGTTACGAAAACCTCAGCACCGAAGATATTCCCAACACAGGGGATAACGAAGTTCACGAACACGTCATCTTGCAAGGAAAAGTTGGGTATCTTAAACATGAGATTCTCCACGAAGACTTTCGGGATTTATATCACTGGTTAGAAAGACATAATCGCTATTCTAATTGGGAAGCCCGTGTTTATTTAAATTTGCTCATAGGTAAAGATAAAAGCGGCACCATTAGCGCAAATCTATTTGGTGATGCAGTACAACGCAAACGCTTCTTAAAAACCGTGTGGGTACGCTTACCATTTAAACCATTATTAAGATTTATTTTGTTCTATATAATTCAGAGTGGTTTTTTAGATGGCAAAGCCGGATATATTTACGGTCGTCTACTAAGTCAATATGAATATCAAATTGGAGTCAAACTTTACGAATTACAGACTTTAGGTGGAACATTAAACGTTGCCAAAACCCCTGCATACACAGCCAAACCGGTAAATCAAGAAGTTGAAAAAACAGCAATTTAA
- the hpsU gene encoding hormogonium polysaccharide biosynthesis acetyltransferase HpsU, whose amino-acid sequence MNDDKPFVDLRKYDQSRFDRGRPGWYVLLWWLVQAIAFPLTLHPLNNLRCALLRLFGAKIGKGVVIRPTARFTYPWKVTIGAYSWIGDDVIFYSLDQIHIGEQCIVSQKSYLCTGSHDIQDPAFGLKTASITIGNGAWVATDCFIGPGVEIGANAVIGTRSSVFTNMPPGQVCWGSPCRPEYPRVRE is encoded by the coding sequence ATGAACGATGACAAACCATTTGTAGATTTACGGAAATATGACCAATCCCGGTTTGATCGCGGTCGTCCAGGTTGGTATGTTTTATTATGGTGGTTAGTACAGGCGATCGCATTTCCCCTCACTCTCCACCCACTAAATAATCTCCGTTGTGCCTTACTAAGGCTGTTTGGAGCTAAAATCGGCAAAGGCGTAGTAATTCGACCCACAGCCCGTTTTACCTATCCTTGGAAAGTTACCATCGGTGCTTACAGTTGGATTGGTGATGACGTAATATTCTACAGCTTGGATCAGATTCACATTGGTGAACAGTGCATAGTTTCCCAAAAAAGTTACCTGTGTACAGGTAGTCATGACATCCAAGATCCAGCCTTTGGTTTGAAAACTGCAAGTATTACCATCGGTAACGGTGCATGGGTAGCAACAGATTGTTTTATCGGCCCAGGAGTAGAAATTGGCGCTAATGCAGTGATAGGTACGCGTAGTAGTGTATTTACCAATATGCCACCAGGTCAAGTTTGTTGGGGGAGTCCCTGTCGTCCCGAATATCCAAGAGTTAGAGAATAG
- a CDS encoding site-specific integrase yields the protein MMYVTFHDLRHNFAHRAREAGWILEEVAYYLGHIIKKGTPAIQTTVWYTQSSP from the coding sequence GTGATGTATGTAACTTTTCATGATCTGCGACATAATTTTGCTCACCGAGCGCGTGAAGCCGGATGGATTTTGGAGGAGGTTGCTTATTATCTCGGTCATATCATCAAAAAGGGAACTCCAGCTATTCAAACTACTGTTTGGTATACCCAAAGTAGCCCTTGA